One Verrucomicrobiota bacterium DNA segment encodes these proteins:
- a CDS encoding glycoside hydrolase family 31 protein codes for MQPLYKYRPVTRDLETRDVVRASVIRVAIRKQGKSSITFDSFAASKLFGFICSGDADMVNYKKKFGDGEEIPGTLKLDILSDDVIRVRYAEENEVPENQTAMLDCHLSGPKKCKIKVEKTKYQASILVEGSKEQKVSRENTQVIIETAKVRVLIDYEPYRLTVTDLKGKKICGVSGAEKNHFGTWDTIGTSICRTMDSQSPIAAESFDLETDECIYGLGEKFLKLNKVGQTLDLCMQDGLGVYSPRTYKNVPFHVSTHGYGVFFNHHSMMTYWVGSSGAADIQVAAADDFLDYFLMFGPISKVLSLYTDITGKGQMPPAWTFGYWQAKFSYRSAIETLEVARKLRENKVPCDVIHVDTDWFKKDWHCDMEFDPVDFPDPEGWLKELKENGFNVSLWQMPYIKEPSPLFSELAAVDGFIKTKDGEIYNLRPEFNEVAAPIDFTNPKAVEIFKRYCARILRMGVRCIKTDFGEEAPTDGVYHNGLDGTHNHNLYPLIYNKAAFEVTEEVHGPGNGVVWARSAWAGNQRYPLHWGGDVSPLWEALGPQLAGGLSFGLSGFQFWSHDIGGFLGETADHKLMTRWHQFGCLNSHARNHGCGEREIYRLPKKYFKLCRDAIRLRYKLLPYIMGQSYQCVESSLPVLRAMAVDFQNDPNTWNLADQYMFGVHLLVAPVFSKDDSRRFYLPAGEWTDWWTGRIVTGNQWITQTNIPLSRFPLYIKEGGIIGLQPVMNYVDEKKVDTLILRIAPLSSKGVTTTTLIVNGKKVPVTYQSVKGKHLVTVGKGEFSVKIEGSLSKKAKITRR; via the coding sequence ATGCAACCACTCTATAAATACCGCCCGGTTACCCGAGACCTTGAAACCCGTGATGTCGTCCGCGCCTCAGTTATCCGTGTCGCCATTCGCAAACAAGGCAAATCCTCAATCACCTTTGATTCCTTCGCCGCATCAAAACTCTTTGGATTTATTTGCTCCGGCGACGCCGACATGGTGAATTACAAAAAGAAATTCGGGGATGGAGAAGAAATCCCGGGAACACTCAAATTAGATATCCTCTCAGACGATGTCATCCGTGTACGGTATGCAGAGGAAAATGAGGTTCCTGAAAATCAAACAGCCATGCTCGACTGCCATCTCTCGGGCCCGAAGAAATGCAAGATCAAGGTAGAGAAAACAAAATACCAAGCCTCTATTTTAGTCGAAGGCAGTAAAGAACAAAAAGTTTCCAGAGAAAATACCCAAGTCATCATCGAGACGGCCAAGGTCAGGGTTCTCATTGATTATGAACCGTACCGCCTCACGGTCACCGATCTCAAGGGTAAAAAAATCTGTGGTGTCAGCGGAGCTGAAAAAAACCATTTTGGCACCTGGGACACGATCGGCACATCCATTTGTAGAACTATGGACTCCCAATCACCGATCGCCGCGGAGAGCTTTGATCTCGAAACCGATGAATGCATTTACGGTCTCGGTGAAAAATTCCTCAAACTCAATAAAGTCGGCCAAACCCTCGACCTTTGCATGCAAGACGGCCTCGGTGTTTATTCTCCCCGTACCTATAAAAATGTGCCGTTCCACGTCTCCACCCATGGTTACGGGGTGTTTTTTAACCACCACAGTATGATGACTTATTGGGTCGGCAGCAGTGGAGCCGCTGATATCCAAGTCGCAGCGGCAGACGACTTCCTCGATTATTTCCTGATGTTTGGCCCCATTTCTAAGGTTCTTTCCCTTTACACTGATATTACGGGGAAAGGTCAAATGCCCCCAGCATGGACTTTTGGTTATTGGCAGGCAAAATTCTCCTACCGCTCAGCCATCGAAACCCTCGAGGTGGCGCGCAAATTGCGCGAGAATAAAGTACCCTGTGACGTTATCCACGTGGATACTGATTGGTTCAAGAAAGACTGGCACTGTGACATGGAATTCGATCCGGTTGACTTCCCCGATCCGGAGGGTTGGCTCAAGGAGCTGAAAGAAAATGGTTTTAATGTTTCTCTCTGGCAAATGCCTTATATCAAGGAGCCCAGCCCCCTCTTTAGCGAACTGGCTGCGGTGGATGGGTTCATTAAGACAAAAGATGGAGAAATCTATAATCTGCGCCCTGAATTCAATGAGGTGGCCGCGCCAATTGATTTCACTAATCCTAAAGCCGTAGAAATCTTTAAAAGGTATTGCGCCAGAATCTTGAGAATGGGTGTGCGTTGTATCAAAACTGATTTTGGTGAGGAAGCCCCCACCGATGGAGTGTATCATAATGGCTTGGACGGTACCCATAACCATAATCTCTACCCGCTCATTTATAATAAAGCTGCTTTCGAAGTGACAGAGGAAGTCCATGGCCCCGGAAACGGCGTCGTCTGGGCGCGTTCAGCCTGGGCGGGAAACCAACGTTATCCCCTACACTGGGGTGGCGATGTCTCTCCCCTCTGGGAAGCCCTCGGACCGCAACTCGCAGGGGGACTGTCTTTTGGATTGTCCGGATTCCAATTCTGGAGCCATGACATCGGTGGATTCCTTGGGGAAACCGCTGACCATAAGCTCATGACCCGTTGGCACCAGTTTGGTTGTTTGAATTCCCATGCGCGTAATCATGGTTGTGGCGAACGCGAAATCTACCGTTTACCTAAGAAATACTTTAAACTTTGCCGGGACGCTATCCGTCTCCGTTATAAATTACTCCCCTATATCATGGGCCAATCCTACCAGTGTGTGGAGTCGTCCCTGCCCGTGCTTAGGGCTATGGCCGTGGATTTCCAAAATGATCCGAATACTTGGAATCTCGCCGATCAATACATGTTTGGCGTTCACCTGCTTGTCGCTCCCGTCTTTAGCAAGGATGACTCCCGTCGTTTCTACCTGCCCGCAGGCGAGTGGACAGACTGGTGGACCGGAAGAATAGTCACGGGAAATCAATGGATCACACAGACAAATATTCCACTGAGCCGTTTTCCCCTCTACATCAAAGAAGGCGGCATCATCGGTTTACAACCCGTAATGAATTATGTGGATGAGAAAAAGGTCGATACCTTGATCCTTCGGATCGCTCCATTGAGCAGCAAGGGAGTCACCACGACCACTTTGATTGTTAACGGCAAAAAAGTCCCCGTTACTTATCAGTCTGTGAAAGGCAAACACTTGGTCACTGTCGGGAAAGGCGAATTCTCAGTCAAGATCGAAGGTTCCCTCTCCAAAAAAGCTAAAATAACGCGCCGTTAG
- a CDS encoding ferredoxin — protein MANYQDRFEQNVTGGYYVDRTCVHCKLCMSIAPDHFTQQGFAGFVIQQPSTDREEALCEVAMDSCPVNAIGDDGNKKG, from the coding sequence ATGGCTAATTATCAAGACAGATTCGAGCAGAATGTGACCGGCGGCTATTACGTCGACCGGACCTGTGTCCATTGCAAGCTTTGCATGTCGATTGCCCCGGATCATTTCACCCAGCAAGGTTTTGCCGGATTCGTCATACAGCAACCCTCCACAGACAGGGAAGAAGCCCTTTGTGAAGTAGCCATGGATAGTTGCCCCGTCAACGCCATCGGCGACGACGGCAATAAAAAAGGCTAA
- a CDS encoding CDGSH iron-sulfur domain-containing protein: MSEPHIAQKAPIEMDMEPGTYFFCACGLAKNKVFCDGSHKGTDILPLKVEITEAKKVWWCGCKHSHNGAFCDGTHNKI, encoded by the coding sequence ATGTCAGAACCGCATATTGCGCAAAAGGCGCCGATTGAAATGGATATGGAGCCGGGTACATATTTCTTTTGTGCTTGTGGCTTAGCTAAAAACAAGGTTTTTTGTGACGGATCCCATAAAGGGACTGATATCCTTCCTCTTAAAGTAGAGATTACCGAAGCCAAAAAAGTCTGGTGGTGCGGATGCAAACACTCTCATAATGGCGCGTTCTGTGACGGGACACACAATAAGATTTAG
- a CDS encoding argininosuccinate synthase, whose amino-acid sequence MKIVLAYSGGLDTSVLLTWLKDRHDAEIIAFCADVGQEEELRGLNKKALKTGASKCYIDNLQEEFAKDFIYPMIQANAVYEGQYYLGTSIARPLIAKRMVEIAVKEGADAIAHGATGKGNDQVRFELAAAALAPDIEIIAPWRDAHFRHDFPGRAEMIEYAARKKIPVEASAKKPYSMDRNLLHISYEAGIMEDPWLDAFDPKYKDMYKLSVSPEDAPDKAEYVTLDFVKGDCVAVNGKAMNPLQVMKTLNKLGGKHGVGRVDLVENRFVGMKSRGVYETPGGSILMFAHRQMETLTMDREVMHIRDGLIPKYAELIYYGFWFAPEREFLQAAITESQKNVTGTVKVKLYKGNIMVAGRKSPVSLYNPQIATMDADPTKAYNQDDATGFIRLNGLRLKVAAKVHASKSKKTK is encoded by the coding sequence ATGAAAATCGTACTCGCTTATTCCGGTGGACTGGATACTTCCGTCCTATTGACATGGTTGAAAGACCGCCACGACGCAGAAATTATCGCATTTTGTGCGGATGTAGGGCAGGAGGAGGAGCTTAGAGGACTTAATAAAAAAGCGCTCAAAACGGGTGCAAGCAAATGTTATATCGACAATCTCCAGGAGGAATTCGCCAAGGACTTTATTTATCCGATGATCCAGGCTAATGCAGTTTATGAGGGGCAATACTACCTCGGGACGAGTATCGCCCGGCCTCTCATCGCCAAACGCATGGTGGAAATCGCGGTGAAAGAAGGTGCTGATGCCATTGCCCACGGAGCGACTGGAAAAGGTAATGACCAAGTCCGTTTTGAGCTGGCTGCCGCAGCCTTGGCACCCGATATCGAGATTATCGCCCCATGGCGTGATGCCCATTTCCGCCATGATTTTCCCGGACGTGCTGAAATGATCGAGTATGCCGCACGCAAAAAAATTCCTGTCGAGGCTAGTGCAAAGAAGCCCTACTCGATGGATCGTAATTTGCTCCACATTAGTTATGAGGCCGGGATTATGGAAGATCCTTGGCTTGATGCGTTCGATCCGAAATACAAGGACATGTATAAACTCTCTGTTTCCCCTGAAGATGCGCCAGACAAGGCCGAGTATGTGACCTTGGATTTTGTGAAGGGAGATTGTGTGGCCGTCAATGGTAAGGCCATGAACCCTCTTCAAGTCATGAAAACACTCAATAAACTCGGGGGTAAACATGGTGTAGGCCGTGTTGACTTGGTCGAGAACCGTTTTGTCGGGATGAAAAGCCGTGGTGTGTATGAAACCCCCGGCGGATCAATCCTGATGTTTGCCCACCGCCAGATGGAAACACTCACGATGGACCGCGAAGTCATGCACATCCGTGATGGGTTGATTCCGAAATATGCTGAACTGATTTATTACGGATTCTGGTTTGCCCCTGAACGTGAATTCCTCCAAGCCGCCATTACCGAGTCGCAAAAGAATGTGACCGGAACAGTGAAGGTGAAACTTTATAAGGGAAATATCATGGTAGCGGGGCGTAAGAGTCCCGTGAGCCTCTACAACCCGCAAATTGCCACGATGGATGCGGATCCGACAAAAGCCTATAACCAAGATGATGCCACCGGATTTATCCGATTGAATGGCCTGCGCCTGAAAGTAGCGGCAAAGGTTCATGCCTCAAAATCCAAGAAAACGAAATAG
- a CDS encoding protease inhibitor I42 family protein encodes MTSSIRFSLLLVLLGLNSSFFRLVAQSTDSQIDNKRIIVNLREGESKKKVTLPKGKVFWVRLKGNPTTGYLWNYTALKGSKVVISGGKYQFFHSKNNSDVVGAPGYFEFPFETVSFGKKTIHFFYGRPWEKDIPPAKSVELTVTVDGEN; translated from the coding sequence ATGACTTCTTCCATCCGTTTCTCCCTTTTATTGGTCTTGCTGGGATTAAATTCCTCATTTTTCAGGCTAGTTGCCCAGTCCACAGATTCGCAAATAGATAATAAAAGGATTATTGTTAATCTCCGGGAAGGTGAAAGCAAAAAGAAGGTCACATTACCTAAAGGGAAAGTTTTCTGGGTGAGGCTCAAAGGTAATCCTACAACAGGTTACTTGTGGAATTATACTGCTCTCAAGGGCTCTAAAGTTGTTATTTCTGGAGGTAAATACCAGTTCTTCCATTCTAAAAATAATTCCGATGTCGTCGGAGCCCCTGGGTATTTCGAGTTTCCTTTCGAAACGGTATCATTTGGCAAAAAAACAATCCATTTCTTCTATGGCCGTCCTTGGGAGAAAGATATTCCACCTGCCAAAAGTGTAGAGTTGACGGTTACCGTTGACGGGGAGAATTAA